Proteins co-encoded in one Stomoxys calcitrans chromosome 5, idStoCalc2.1, whole genome shotgun sequence genomic window:
- the LOC106080932 gene encoding polycomb protein Asx isoform X1 has translation MRNMKRDSATTAAGKGTSIETTPRILFINSAITNSYAGVDPFSAHISSGTTDLNNYLTAISDMEATTTHINIIDDEDEKDPLALDTSSTEDSLGSAPSTSTKHSHSLRRHVPRITVKPILPDKKIVTPSSSVNTSSTCTGVSGSAAPTINSSPTTGRGTSSRRIQQQQQAKAAMAAAAAAAAAAAAAAATQNTTAPATAITQASTMREVLASIPGFSIKPRRRSSKKISTAAQIEQTKDGKIDLETPDSILASTNLRALLNKQTFTMLPPLYQYNLIQLLPSVDREAIEMEHKNQANTMPTGGIRLGPSSLNNEFFARACLEWRERLSEGEFTPENQMKLKTEAEREKNKLDPWKLKHFEPIWGEKSFNRSNANRLNETCLSSSSSSKLKNEGDNNNKTTPTCSTIEIVETPTTSSSISSTTTSASNSTKTEALSSNSPTCSLSSTMSSSSYEVGTAATVASSAPHPIAISLLKSENISSMKKQKLNDTLETSVKQETPEVKTETLLQNSKQLKGNDREDTRNPSAPELPTTSAFAMRSIQESQRRGTKRPSASPPNKDFLHKDESNDATNTNLDEDEEDGSEIILDDCNVPIEIKSDSENDVETEGPTSNKKLKMETTAMTTTTTPPDIVYHDLTVDEIVENEEPTTLQNIDHMEVVEEDDDKDLINSSTTTTTSFSATMSNVNSTCDNNQQINETETHAIDHLATTNNDHGQYFSFPASSLDIQQNKQEELQHPTLQLSLKLDQFENSAIDNSYNEDDEDIIEQKFNDAENYVLESGEVSTDDSGTDSKPVKTNTHTDSTVDTPAPAESVVNDDDFLFTNSLDRVIVPDETTDESNLMTSSSSVVSTTTTSSSLSADSLPMTSTSSFAMPASSSNTLDNVKAMITSVVSLAPAAPIIKEQTQNPQTQSMALGPTASDVFHHLNHDWNFGGLKLEAPSMSNTRLGGQEEQPQSSNYCNVLQQSINHQSQLNAGIDVGDGGNQQNDASVREESDLQDVVLAEAIEEHTVEEEDEEELDAASEAVRDIVDELQQQQQHHLHSLELDENLPRQHLDQQQQQELSHINEFVGELTSAEVMGEVPMSVTEMEVSSTVITNTNSNDSMNDISMCSSSSSSGSGSLSTANMGQTHAQPTQISSPQTIHSTPPQRQILVDSNGQIIGNFLVQPQHHHTQHLQSQQQHLLQQAAQQFSLQAAAQQQNTAAAVLAAQQPTNSVAFTAAAAARQQQQQRQQQLTQKILPVIRKSFEMNTNGQHFLTSAAVQAHIDTTSHQQIQQFSLQQTSTHQHQQQQQQPQPPTQQQLPQNVTTQRQFLSHSPTQPNNSLTPQNNMLTNQHQQQLHLQQQLQQLQQNHHINAFPNVSNQSSASTQHTQTQPPPSHPPNITPKFISKQLSIISMPPRNAAIPAGIAASTTVAIPSTASNTLYNTNNINASNVSVNVLKTLPPSGVPTTIAQQRPAIKASNTGKGRKSTANKLPPGAVNIERSYQICQAVIQNSPNRENLKAQLRPPSALMSQQQQQQQMQHQQQNQQNSHAATSTKTPPTATVVANVKTQEDVIINTLTATNNPAAATMPSNVMGVGRPGVYKVIGPRMGFPRKKYVQRKSSPTLIRHIFANQGSAVLQNANLTAVATPVTNVGGVAQKVTIMQQPVGVTQQQLQATHDIHHNGNGQYVLLHRANVGAADNQAPRASSAPPVPQNQNQLHGMNGISGRGRPASVDVDLLNSLQDIHNNTVCAATSNATTQIVRRNIATGNIYIEGIGDTSGLVDGSGNYIVTTTTATSMPSTVASGGINCGVRTNQQLQNPHQQCNDGGSVNSNNSPNTTTQDPNNCACSLNAMVICQSCGAFCHDDCISSSKLCVSCVIR, from the exons ATGCGAAATATGAAAAGGGACTCCGCTACAACAGCAGCAGGTAAAGGCACATCAATAGAAACTACACCTAGGATACTGTTTATAAATTCAGCAATTACTAACTCATATGCGGGTGTGGATCCATTCAGTGCCCATATTAGTTCAGGAACTACAGATTTGAACAATTATCTAACTGCTATTAGCGATATGGAAGCGACTACAACACACATCAATATAATCGACGATGAGGATGAAAAGGATCCATTGGCCCTAGACACAAGTTCTACTGAGGATTCTCTCGGCAGTGCACCATCAACATCAACAAAGCATTCCCATAGCCTAAG acgcCATGTACCCCGAATTACAGTTAAACCTATATTACCAGATAAGAAAATTGTAACTCCAAGTTCATCTGTAAATACCTCCTCAACATGTACGGGTGTCAGTGGAAGCGCTGCTCCTACTATCAACAGTAGTCCAACAACAGGACGTGGCACTAGCAGTCGACGtattcaacaacaacagcaagctAAAGCTGCCATGGCGGCAGCGGCCGCAGCTGCAGCCGCAGCAGCAGCTGCTGCAGCTACCCAGAACACCACCGCCCCCGCCACCGCAATAACGCAAGCTTCAACAATGCGAGAAGTTTTGGCTTCCATACCAGGATTCAGCATTAAACCACGAAGACGATCATCAAAGAAAATATCAACTGCCGCTCAAATCGAACAAACCAAAGATGGTAAAATTGATCTGGAGACGCCCGATTCAATATTAGCATCCACTAATTTGCGTGCACTGCTTAACAAACAGACATTTACCATGCTCCCACCTTTGTATCAGTACAATTTAATCCAATTATTGCCTAGCGTAGATCGTGAGGCAATTGAAATGGAGCATAAAAACCAGGCGAATACGATGCCAACAGGGGGCATAAGACTGGGGCCTTCAAGTCTTAATAATGAATTTTTCGCTCGTGCCTGTTTGGAGTGGCGGGAACGGCTCTCCGAAGGGGAATTTACACCTGAAAATCAAATGAAGCTGAAGACGGAAGCAGAGCGAGAGAAGAATAAACTAGATCCTTGGAAGCTAAAACATTTCGAACCGATTTGGGGCGAGAAATCATTCAATCGGTCAAATGCAAACCGTCTAAATGAAACCTGCttgagtagtagtagtagtagtaaattgaagaatgaaggggataataacaataaaacaaCACCAACATGCTCCACCATAGAAATAGTAGAAACACcgacaacatcatcatcaatttCATCCACAACCACCAGTGCCTCGAATTCAACAAAAACCGAAGCATTATCCTCAAATTCACCAACTTGCTCGTTATCATCAACCATGTCGTCGTCTTCATATGAAGTGGGAACAGCTGCTACGGTGGCGTCTTCAGCACCACATCCTATAGCAATTTCCTTATTGAAAAGTGAAAATATTTCTTCGATGAAAAAGCAAAAACTTAACGATACTCTAGAAACTAGTGTAAAACAGGAAACCCCTGAAGTAAAGACTGAAACCCTTTTGCAAAAt tCTAAACAATTAAAGGGAAATGATAGAGAAGACACTAGAAATCCAAGCGCCCCTGAACTACCAACAACATCTGCGTTTGCTATGAGGTCAATACAAGAATCTCAGAGACGTGGTACCAAGCGACCTTCAGCCAGTCCTCCAAACAAAGATTTTCTACATAAAGATGAGAGTAATGACGCTACAAACACAAACTTAGACGAAGACGAAGAGGATGGAAGTGAAATTATTTTGGATGACTGCAATGTTCCTATAGAAATCAAAAGTGATAGTGAAAATGATGTTGAAACCGAAGGTCCTACTAGTAACAAAAAGTTGAAAATGGAAACCACAGCGATGACGACGACAACAACACCACCAGACATAGTCTACCATGATCTAACTGTGGATGAAATAGTGGAGAACGAGGAACCAACCACCCTCCAAAACATTGATCATATGGAGGTAGTAGAAGAGGATGACGATAAAGATTTGATAAACagctccaccaccaccacaacatcTTTTTCTGCTACAATGTCAAATGTGAATAGTACCTGTGATAATAATCAGCAAATTAATGAAACGGAAACTCATGCTATTGACCACCTTGCGACGACAAACAATGATCATGGTCAATATTTCTCATTTCCTGCAAGCTCTTTGGAtattcaacaaaacaaacaggAAGAGCTGCAACACCCAACTCTACAATTATCGCTAAAATTAGATCAGTTTGAAAATTCAGCTATAGATAATAGCTACAATGAAGACGATGAAGATATTATAGAGCAAAAATTTAACGATGCTGAGAATTATGTATTAGAATCCGGCGAAGTTAGTACGGATGATAGCGGTACGG ATTCAAAGCCTGTGAAAACTAACACTCACACTGATTCAACGGTGGATACGCCAGCCCCCGCTGAAAGCGTTGTTAACGATgatgattttttatttactaACTCTCTCGATCGTG TTATCGTACCCGATGAAACTACTGATGAAAGTAATCTCATGACGTCATCGTCATCCGTTGTCTCAACAACAACGACATCCTCTTCATTGTCTGCCGACTCGCTGCCAATGACATCAACTTCGTCATTTGCAATGCCGGCATCCTCATCTAATACTTTGGATAATGTAAAAGCAATGATAACATCCGTGGTGTCATTGGCTCCAGCAGCGCCAATAATCAAGGAACAAACACAGAACCCACAAACACAGTCTATGGCCTTGGGACCCACGGCAAGTGATGTTTTCCACCATTTAAATCATGATTGGAATTTTGGAGGTCTCAAGCTAGAGGCACCATCAATGTCCAATACAAGGTTGGGCGGCCAAGAAGAACAGCCCCAATCCAGTAATTATTGCAATGTTCTGCAGCAATCGATTAATCATCAGTCTCAGTTAAATGCTGGCATAGACGTTGGAGATGGAGGCAATCAACAAAATGATGCTTCTGTTAGAGAAGAATCTGATTTGCAAGATGTTGTCCTAGCTGAAGCGATTGAGGAACATACAGTTGAGGAGGAGGATGAAGAAGAGCTGGATGCGGCTAGTGAAGCAGTGAGGGATATTGTTGACGAattgcagcaacagcaacaacatcattTGCATTCATTAGAACTGGATGAAAATTTGCCGAGGCAGCATCTtgatcagcaacaacaacaggagCTGTCTCACATCAATGAATTTGTTGGAGAG CTTACATCTGCTGAAGTTATGGGCGAAGTACCAATGTCGGTGACAGAGATGGAAGTTTCAAGTACCGTCATAACCAATACCAACTCCAACGACAGCATGAACGATATTAGCATGTGTAGCAGTAGTAGCAGTAGCGGTAGCGGAAGTCTAAGTACTGCAAATATGGGCCAAACCCATGCTCAACCTACACAAATCTCTAGCCCacaaaccatacatagcactcCCCCACAAAGGCAGATATTAGTGGATTCCAATGGACAAATTATAGGCAACTTTTTGGTTCAACCCCAGCATCATCATACGCAACACCTACAGAGCCAACAGCAACATTTGTTGCAACAAGCCGCTCAACAGTTCTCATTACAAGCGGCCGCTCAACAACAAAACACTGCTGCTGCAGTTCTGGCAGCACAGCAGCCAACGAATTCGGTAGCATTTACAGCAGCAGCGGCCGCgcgacaacaacagcagcaaaggCAACAACAGTTGACCCAAAAAATTCTGCCTgtaataagaaaatcgtttGAAATGAACACTAATGGACAGCATTTTCTGACCAGCGCTGCTGTGCAAGCACATATAGACACCACGTCGCATCAACAAATTCAACAGTTTTCTTTGCAACAAACATCAACACACcaacaccagcagcagcagcaacaaccacAGCCACCAACACAGCAACAGTTGCCTCAAAATGTGACTACACAAAGACAGTTTTTGAGTCACTCTCCCACGCAGCCAAACAATAGCTTAACGCCCCAGAACAACATGCTAACCaaccaacatcaacaacaactacaTTTGCAGCAACAGTTACAACAGCTGCAACAGAATCATCATATAAATGCATTTCCAAATGTGAGCAATCAGTCATCAGCATCCACACAACATACCCAAACACAGCCGCCACCATCACACCCACCCAACATAACACCGAAGTTTATTTCCAAACAGCTAAGTATTATTTCGATGCCACCAAGAAATGCTGCAATTCCCGCCGGCATTGCCGCCTCCACTACAGTTGCCATTCCGTCCACTGCCTCCAATACGCTGTACAACACCAACAATATAAATGCGTCAAATGTAAGTGTAAATGTTCTTAAGACATTACCGCCATCTGGAGTGCCTACAACAATTGCTCAACAGAGACCAGCAATTAAGGCTTCGAACACGGGCAAAGGACGTAAATCAACCGCCAACAAATTGCCACCTGGGGCTGTGAATATAGAGCGCAGTTATCAAATATGTCAGGCTGTCATACAAAACAGTCCCAATCGGGAGAATTTGAAGGCTCAGTTACGACCTCCATCGGCTTTGATGagtcaacagcagcagcagcaacaaatgCAGCATCAACAGCAAAATCAACAAAACTCACATGCAGCCACATCCACCAAAACGCCACCAACAGCAACTGTTGTAGCGAATGTTAAGACTCAAGAAGATGTCATTATTAATACCCTTACTGCGACTAATAATCCCGCAGCCGCTACAATGCCATCAAATGTGATGGGCGTGGGCAGACCCGGAGTTTATAAG GTCATTGGACCACGCATGGGTTTCCCTCGGAAAAAATACGTGCAGCGAAAATCCTCTCCGACTTTAATACGTCACATTTTTGCTAACCAAGGTTCTGCGGTACTTCAAAATGCGAATCTTACAGCCGTGGCCACACCGGTAACTAATGTTGGTGGTGTGGCGCAAAAGGTGACAATAATGCAACAACCAGTTGGTGTTACCCAACAACAGCTACAAGCAACTCACGATATTCATCACAATGGCAATGGCCAATATGTTCTCTTACATCGCGCCAATGTTGGTGCCGCCGACAATCAAGCTCCACGTGCTTCCAGCGCTCCACCAGTTCCTCAAAATCAG aacCAATTGCATGGTATGAATGGTATTTCTGGACGCGGGCGTCCTGCTTCAGTAGATGTAGATTTGCTGAATTCCCTGCAAGACATACATAATAACACAGTTTGTGCTGCGACATCAAATGCCACAACACAAATTGTTCGGCGGAACATAGCTACGg
- the LOC106080932 gene encoding polycomb protein Asx isoform X2, with amino-acid sequence MEATTTHINIIDDEDEKDPLALDTSSTEDSLGSAPSTSTKHSHSLRRHVPRITVKPILPDKKIVTPSSSVNTSSTCTGVSGSAAPTINSSPTTGRGTSSRRIQQQQQAKAAMAAAAAAAAAAAAAAATQNTTAPATAITQASTMREVLASIPGFSIKPRRRSSKKISTAAQIEQTKDGKIDLETPDSILASTNLRALLNKQTFTMLPPLYQYNLIQLLPSVDREAIEMEHKNQANTMPTGGIRLGPSSLNNEFFARACLEWRERLSEGEFTPENQMKLKTEAEREKNKLDPWKLKHFEPIWGEKSFNRSNANRLNETCLSSSSSSKLKNEGDNNNKTTPTCSTIEIVETPTTSSSISSTTTSASNSTKTEALSSNSPTCSLSSTMSSSSYEVGTAATVASSAPHPIAISLLKSENISSMKKQKLNDTLETSVKQETPEVKTETLLQNSKQLKGNDREDTRNPSAPELPTTSAFAMRSIQESQRRGTKRPSASPPNKDFLHKDESNDATNTNLDEDEEDGSEIILDDCNVPIEIKSDSENDVETEGPTSNKKLKMETTAMTTTTTPPDIVYHDLTVDEIVENEEPTTLQNIDHMEVVEEDDDKDLINSSTTTTTSFSATMSNVNSTCDNNQQINETETHAIDHLATTNNDHGQYFSFPASSLDIQQNKQEELQHPTLQLSLKLDQFENSAIDNSYNEDDEDIIEQKFNDAENYVLESGEVSTDDSGTDSKPVKTNTHTDSTVDTPAPAESVVNDDDFLFTNSLDRVIVPDETTDESNLMTSSSSVVSTTTTSSSLSADSLPMTSTSSFAMPASSSNTLDNVKAMITSVVSLAPAAPIIKEQTQNPQTQSMALGPTASDVFHHLNHDWNFGGLKLEAPSMSNTRLGGQEEQPQSSNYCNVLQQSINHQSQLNAGIDVGDGGNQQNDASVREESDLQDVVLAEAIEEHTVEEEDEEELDAASEAVRDIVDELQQQQQHHLHSLELDENLPRQHLDQQQQQELSHINEFVGELTSAEVMGEVPMSVTEMEVSSTVITNTNSNDSMNDISMCSSSSSSGSGSLSTANMGQTHAQPTQISSPQTIHSTPPQRQILVDSNGQIIGNFLVQPQHHHTQHLQSQQQHLLQQAAQQFSLQAAAQQQNTAAAVLAAQQPTNSVAFTAAAAARQQQQQRQQQLTQKILPVIRKSFEMNTNGQHFLTSAAVQAHIDTTSHQQIQQFSLQQTSTHQHQQQQQQPQPPTQQQLPQNVTTQRQFLSHSPTQPNNSLTPQNNMLTNQHQQQLHLQQQLQQLQQNHHINAFPNVSNQSSASTQHTQTQPPPSHPPNITPKFISKQLSIISMPPRNAAIPAGIAASTTVAIPSTASNTLYNTNNINASNVSVNVLKTLPPSGVPTTIAQQRPAIKASNTGKGRKSTANKLPPGAVNIERSYQICQAVIQNSPNRENLKAQLRPPSALMSQQQQQQQMQHQQQNQQNSHAATSTKTPPTATVVANVKTQEDVIINTLTATNNPAAATMPSNVMGVGRPGVYKVIGPRMGFPRKKYVQRKSSPTLIRHIFANQGSAVLQNANLTAVATPVTNVGGVAQKVTIMQQPVGVTQQQLQATHDIHHNGNGQYVLLHRANVGAADNQAPRASSAPPVPQNQNQLHGMNGISGRGRPASVDVDLLNSLQDIHNNTVCAATSNATTQIVRRNIATGNIYIEGIGDTSGLVDGSGNYIVTTTTATSMPSTVASGGINCGVRTNQQLQNPHQQCNDGGSVNSNNSPNTTTQDPNNCACSLNAMVICQSCGAFCHDDCISSSKLCVSCVIR; translated from the exons ATGGAAGCGACTACAACACACATCAATATAATCGACGATGAGGATGAAAAGGATCCATTGGCCCTAGACACAAGTTCTACTGAGGATTCTCTCGGCAGTGCACCATCAACATCAACAAAGCATTCCCATAGCCTAAG acgcCATGTACCCCGAATTACAGTTAAACCTATATTACCAGATAAGAAAATTGTAACTCCAAGTTCATCTGTAAATACCTCCTCAACATGTACGGGTGTCAGTGGAAGCGCTGCTCCTACTATCAACAGTAGTCCAACAACAGGACGTGGCACTAGCAGTCGACGtattcaacaacaacagcaagctAAAGCTGCCATGGCGGCAGCGGCCGCAGCTGCAGCCGCAGCAGCAGCTGCTGCAGCTACCCAGAACACCACCGCCCCCGCCACCGCAATAACGCAAGCTTCAACAATGCGAGAAGTTTTGGCTTCCATACCAGGATTCAGCATTAAACCACGAAGACGATCATCAAAGAAAATATCAACTGCCGCTCAAATCGAACAAACCAAAGATGGTAAAATTGATCTGGAGACGCCCGATTCAATATTAGCATCCACTAATTTGCGTGCACTGCTTAACAAACAGACATTTACCATGCTCCCACCTTTGTATCAGTACAATTTAATCCAATTATTGCCTAGCGTAGATCGTGAGGCAATTGAAATGGAGCATAAAAACCAGGCGAATACGATGCCAACAGGGGGCATAAGACTGGGGCCTTCAAGTCTTAATAATGAATTTTTCGCTCGTGCCTGTTTGGAGTGGCGGGAACGGCTCTCCGAAGGGGAATTTACACCTGAAAATCAAATGAAGCTGAAGACGGAAGCAGAGCGAGAGAAGAATAAACTAGATCCTTGGAAGCTAAAACATTTCGAACCGATTTGGGGCGAGAAATCATTCAATCGGTCAAATGCAAACCGTCTAAATGAAACCTGCttgagtagtagtagtagtagtaaattgaagaatgaaggggataataacaataaaacaaCACCAACATGCTCCACCATAGAAATAGTAGAAACACcgacaacatcatcatcaatttCATCCACAACCACCAGTGCCTCGAATTCAACAAAAACCGAAGCATTATCCTCAAATTCACCAACTTGCTCGTTATCATCAACCATGTCGTCGTCTTCATATGAAGTGGGAACAGCTGCTACGGTGGCGTCTTCAGCACCACATCCTATAGCAATTTCCTTATTGAAAAGTGAAAATATTTCTTCGATGAAAAAGCAAAAACTTAACGATACTCTAGAAACTAGTGTAAAACAGGAAACCCCTGAAGTAAAGACTGAAACCCTTTTGCAAAAt tCTAAACAATTAAAGGGAAATGATAGAGAAGACACTAGAAATCCAAGCGCCCCTGAACTACCAACAACATCTGCGTTTGCTATGAGGTCAATACAAGAATCTCAGAGACGTGGTACCAAGCGACCTTCAGCCAGTCCTCCAAACAAAGATTTTCTACATAAAGATGAGAGTAATGACGCTACAAACACAAACTTAGACGAAGACGAAGAGGATGGAAGTGAAATTATTTTGGATGACTGCAATGTTCCTATAGAAATCAAAAGTGATAGTGAAAATGATGTTGAAACCGAAGGTCCTACTAGTAACAAAAAGTTGAAAATGGAAACCACAGCGATGACGACGACAACAACACCACCAGACATAGTCTACCATGATCTAACTGTGGATGAAATAGTGGAGAACGAGGAACCAACCACCCTCCAAAACATTGATCATATGGAGGTAGTAGAAGAGGATGACGATAAAGATTTGATAAACagctccaccaccaccacaacatcTTTTTCTGCTACAATGTCAAATGTGAATAGTACCTGTGATAATAATCAGCAAATTAATGAAACGGAAACTCATGCTATTGACCACCTTGCGACGACAAACAATGATCATGGTCAATATTTCTCATTTCCTGCAAGCTCTTTGGAtattcaacaaaacaaacaggAAGAGCTGCAACACCCAACTCTACAATTATCGCTAAAATTAGATCAGTTTGAAAATTCAGCTATAGATAATAGCTACAATGAAGACGATGAAGATATTATAGAGCAAAAATTTAACGATGCTGAGAATTATGTATTAGAATCCGGCGAAGTTAGTACGGATGATAGCGGTACGG ATTCAAAGCCTGTGAAAACTAACACTCACACTGATTCAACGGTGGATACGCCAGCCCCCGCTGAAAGCGTTGTTAACGATgatgattttttatttactaACTCTCTCGATCGTG TTATCGTACCCGATGAAACTACTGATGAAAGTAATCTCATGACGTCATCGTCATCCGTTGTCTCAACAACAACGACATCCTCTTCATTGTCTGCCGACTCGCTGCCAATGACATCAACTTCGTCATTTGCAATGCCGGCATCCTCATCTAATACTTTGGATAATGTAAAAGCAATGATAACATCCGTGGTGTCATTGGCTCCAGCAGCGCCAATAATCAAGGAACAAACACAGAACCCACAAACACAGTCTATGGCCTTGGGACCCACGGCAAGTGATGTTTTCCACCATTTAAATCATGATTGGAATTTTGGAGGTCTCAAGCTAGAGGCACCATCAATGTCCAATACAAGGTTGGGCGGCCAAGAAGAACAGCCCCAATCCAGTAATTATTGCAATGTTCTGCAGCAATCGATTAATCATCAGTCTCAGTTAAATGCTGGCATAGACGTTGGAGATGGAGGCAATCAACAAAATGATGCTTCTGTTAGAGAAGAATCTGATTTGCAAGATGTTGTCCTAGCTGAAGCGATTGAGGAACATACAGTTGAGGAGGAGGATGAAGAAGAGCTGGATGCGGCTAGTGAAGCAGTGAGGGATATTGTTGACGAattgcagcaacagcaacaacatcattTGCATTCATTAGAACTGGATGAAAATTTGCCGAGGCAGCATCTtgatcagcaacaacaacaggagCTGTCTCACATCAATGAATTTGTTGGAGAG CTTACATCTGCTGAAGTTATGGGCGAAGTACCAATGTCGGTGACAGAGATGGAAGTTTCAAGTACCGTCATAACCAATACCAACTCCAACGACAGCATGAACGATATTAGCATGTGTAGCAGTAGTAGCAGTAGCGGTAGCGGAAGTCTAAGTACTGCAAATATGGGCCAAACCCATGCTCAACCTACACAAATCTCTAGCCCacaaaccatacatagcactcCCCCACAAAGGCAGATATTAGTGGATTCCAATGGACAAATTATAGGCAACTTTTTGGTTCAACCCCAGCATCATCATACGCAACACCTACAGAGCCAACAGCAACATTTGTTGCAACAAGCCGCTCAACAGTTCTCATTACAAGCGGCCGCTCAACAACAAAACACTGCTGCTGCAGTTCTGGCAGCACAGCAGCCAACGAATTCGGTAGCATTTACAGCAGCAGCGGCCGCgcgacaacaacagcagcaaaggCAACAACAGTTGACCCAAAAAATTCTGCCTgtaataagaaaatcgtttGAAATGAACACTAATGGACAGCATTTTCTGACCAGCGCTGCTGTGCAAGCACATATAGACACCACGTCGCATCAACAAATTCAACAGTTTTCTTTGCAACAAACATCAACACACcaacaccagcagcagcagcaacaaccacAGCCACCAACACAGCAACAGTTGCCTCAAAATGTGACTACACAAAGACAGTTTTTGAGTCACTCTCCCACGCAGCCAAACAATAGCTTAACGCCCCAGAACAACATGCTAACCaaccaacatcaacaacaactacaTTTGCAGCAACAGTTACAACAGCTGCAACAGAATCATCATATAAATGCATTTCCAAATGTGAGCAATCAGTCATCAGCATCCACACAACATACCCAAACACAGCCGCCACCATCACACCCACCCAACATAACACCGAAGTTTATTTCCAAACAGCTAAGTATTATTTCGATGCCACCAAGAAATGCTGCAATTCCCGCCGGCATTGCCGCCTCCACTACAGTTGCCATTCCGTCCACTGCCTCCAATACGCTGTACAACACCAACAATATAAATGCGTCAAATGTAAGTGTAAATGTTCTTAAGACATTACCGCCATCTGGAGTGCCTACAACAATTGCTCAACAGAGACCAGCAATTAAGGCTTCGAACACGGGCAAAGGACGTAAATCAACCGCCAACAAATTGCCACCTGGGGCTGTGAATATAGAGCGCAGTTATCAAATATGTCAGGCTGTCATACAAAACAGTCCCAATCGGGAGAATTTGAAGGCTCAGTTACGACCTCCATCGGCTTTGATGagtcaacagcagcagcagcaacaaatgCAGCATCAACAGCAAAATCAACAAAACTCACATGCAGCCACATCCACCAAAACGCCACCAACAGCAACTGTTGTAGCGAATGTTAAGACTCAAGAAGATGTCATTATTAATACCCTTACTGCGACTAATAATCCCGCAGCCGCTACAATGCCATCAAATGTGATGGGCGTGGGCAGACCCGGAGTTTATAAG GTCATTGGACCACGCATGGGTTTCCCTCGGAAAAAATACGTGCAGCGAAAATCCTCTCCGACTTTAATACGTCACATTTTTGCTAACCAAGGTTCTGCGGTACTTCAAAATGCGAATCTTACAGCCGTGGCCACACCGGTAACTAATGTTGGTGGTGTGGCGCAAAAGGTGACAATAATGCAACAACCAGTTGGTGTTACCCAACAACAGCTACAAGCAACTCACGATATTCATCACAATGGCAATGGCCAATATGTTCTCTTACATCGCGCCAATGTTGGTGCCGCCGACAATCAAGCTCCACGTGCTTCCAGCGCTCCACCAGTTCCTCAAAATCAG aacCAATTGCATGGTATGAATGGTATTTCTGGACGCGGGCGTCCTGCTTCAGTAGATGTAGATTTGCTGAATTCCCTGCAAGACATACATAATAACACAGTTTGTGCTGCGACATCAAATGCCACAACACAAATTGTTCGGCGGAACATAGCTACGg